In Mercenaria mercenaria strain notata chromosome 13, MADL_Memer_1, whole genome shotgun sequence, a single window of DNA contains:
- the LOC123530546 gene encoding early endosome antigen 1-like — protein sequence MIQLKQLKNALSGTKDKSQLKFLNFEIEILENRILRLKKRRNSDNSNEEKDRKTLKERLSTLRRKLKTINKKLSRATDKSVKKNLLEKKEKVEKRIRRLTGSKIRPLKKRTNVDEGDEDKDGKIVKERLSNLRRRLRTINKELSRATSKSAKKVLLEKKDKVEKRIRRLTGSKSNDGNKEKKRTDRENDNDNDTNRKQTETDAEKLKRLVKKLRRKQKLLSEIKDVEGKKSLNYQIEMLETRIRLLKKRTNVDEDNEDKDGKTVKERLSNLRRRLRTINKKLSRATNKSAKNVLLEKKDKVEKRIQRLTSSKSNDGNKEKKSTDRGNDNDETNRKQTETDAENLKRLVKKLRRKQKLRSEIKDVEGKKSLNSQIEMLETRIRLLKKRTNVDEINEDKDGKTEKERLSNLRRRLRTINRKLSRATNKSAKNVLLEKKDKVEKRIRRLTSSKDNDGNKEEKSKDNDYNEISNQANKKQTETDAEKLKRLVKELRRKQKLRSEIKDVEKKKSLRYRIEMLETKIRLLRRRINLDKDSKVKNRKTVKERLSDLRRRLKTIYNKLSRTTDKSVKKVLLEKKKNLEKRIERLTGSKDGENRSRVRDNEMDAKSAKERLAILQNKSDKINKRLSDTKYKPVRRTLLKKKEIVENRIIRLTSEKEGNTKKDEKPNKKKQNNKPYKSSKTDKSKNREQDQTDEERLKQLIKEIKTLRQILSATNDKRERDTLQKQIDKTDSKIRRLKRRINGEDNADKMEAKYVKERLAILQNKLDKINKRLSDTNEKPVRRTLLKRKEIVENRIRRLTSKKEDNTKKDEKPKKKKQNNKPYKSSKTDKSKNREQDQTDEEKLKQLIKELKTLRQVLSATNDKRERDTLQKQIDNKDSKIRRLKRRINGDDNADEMEAKSVKERLAILQNKLDRINERLSDTKGKPERRTLLEKKEIVENRIRQLTSGKENDTKKDEKPKKKKQNNKPYKSSKTDKSKNREKDQTDEEKIKQLIKELKTLRQVLSATNDKRERDTLQKQIDDKDSKIRRLKRRINSDDNADEMVAKSVKERLAILQNKLDRINERLSDTKGKPERRTLLEKKEIVENRIRQLTSGKENNTKKDEKPNKKKQNNKPYKSSKTDKSKNREQDQTDEEKLKQLINELKKLRQLLSATNDKRERDTLQKQIDDTDSKIRRLKRRINGDDDADKMEAKSVKERLAILQNKLDRINERLSDTKGKPERRTLLEKKEIVENRIRQLTSGKENNTKKDEKPKKKKQNNKPYKSSKTDKSKNREQDQTDEEKLKQLIKEFKKLRQLLSATNDKRERDTLQKQINDKDSKIRRLKRRINGDDDADEMEAKSVKERLAILQNKLDRINERLSDTKGKPERRTLLEKKEIVENRIRQLTSGKENNTKKDEKPNKKKQNNKPYKSSKTDKSKNREQDQTVEEKLKQLIKELKKLRKVLSATNDKRERDTLQKQIDDTDSKIRRLKKRINGDDDADEMEAKSVKERLAILQNKLDKINGKLSDTKEKPVRRTLLEKKEIVENRIRQLTSGKENNTKKDEKPNKKKQNNKPYKSSKTDKSKNRQQDQTDEEKLKQLIKELKKLRQVLSATNDKRERDTLQKQIDDTDSKIRRLKRRINGDDDADEMEAKSVKERLAILQNKLDKINERLSDTKGKPERRTLLEKKEIVENRIRQLTSGKENNTKKDEKPKKKKQNNNPYKSSKTDKSKNREQDQTDEEKLKQLIKELKKLRQVLSATNDKRERDTLQKQIDDTASKIRRLKKRINGDDDADEMEAKSVKERLAILQNKLDKINGKLSDTKEKPVRRTLLKKKEIVEKRIRQLTSERKDNEKKDERSGNNNNDMKPDKSNKQDKTDTRSESDGKQSHLQKLKELNDKHRKITNRISNTEDKLNRQKKKKSILENKLKVKTKAIVAKDDSNKRLKNFGEMKISDRVEKLKSYLEKLELMLSQTINKEKRKYLKEDKEILKKRISGLSEELKQIQEDGESDFISFNARLATLRRKLDIVNNRMKKADVRKTLKALKKKKVTLEKRIKKLTDELRIPEKPIA from the exons ATGATACAGCTAAAACAGCTTAAAAACGCTCTTTCTGGAACCAAAGACAAAAGTCAATTGAAgttcttaaattttgaaatagaaatactTGAAAATAGAATACTTCGTTTGAAAAAACGACGAAATTCTGATAACAGTAATGAGGAGAAAGACAGGAAAACATTAAAAGAACGACTTTCAACTCTGCGTAGGAAACTTAAAACAATAAACAAGAAACTTTCGAGAGCAACAGATAAGTCTGTCAAAAAGAATTTATTAGAAAAGaaggaaaaagttgaaaaacgaaTCAGACGATTGACTGGCAGTAAGATACGCCCTCTGAAAAAACGAACAAATGTAGATGAAGGTGACGAGGACAAGGACGGGAAAATTGTGAAAGAGCGACTTTCAAATCTGCGAAGGAGATTAAGAACAATAAACAAAGAACTTTCGAGGGCAACAAGTAAGTCTGCAAAAAAGGTTTTATTGGAAAAGAAGGACAAAGTTGAAAAACGAATCCGACGCTTGACTGGCAGTAAGAGCAACGATGGTAACAAAGAAAAAAAGCGCACAGATAgagaaaatgataatgataatgataccAATAGGAAACAAACCGAAACTGATGCGGAAAAATTAAAACGGTTAGTGAAGAAATTGAGACGAAAACAAAAACTTCTTTCTGAGATTAAGGACGTTGAGGGAAAAAAATCATTGAACTATCAAATAGAAATGCTTGAAACAAGAATACGGCTTTTGAAAAAACGaacaaatgtggatgaagataacGAGGACAAGGACGGAAAAACAGTGAAAGAACGACTTTCAAATCTGCGAAGGAGACttagaacaataaataaaaaactttcGAGAGCAACAAATAAGTctgcaaaaaatgttttattagaaAAGAAGGACAAAGTTGAAAAACGAATCCAACGCTTGACTAGCAGTAAGAGTAACGATggtaacaaagaaaaaaagagcACAGATAGAGGTAATGATAATGACGAAACCAATAGGAAACAAACCGAAACTGATGCGGAAAATTTAAAACGGTTAGTGAAGAAATTGAGACGAAAACAAAAACTTCGTTCTGAGATTAAGGACGTTGAGGGAAAAAAATCATTGAACTCTCAAATAGAAATGCTTGAAACAAGAATACGGCTTTTGAAAAAACGAACAAATGTGGATGAAATTAACGAGGACAAGGACGGAAAAACAGAGAAAGAACGACTTTCAAATCTGCGAAGGAGACTTAGAACAATAAATAGAAAACTTTCGAGAGCAACAAATAAGTctgcaaaaaatgttttattggaaAAGAAGGACAAAGTTGAAAAACGAATCAGGCGCTTGACTTCCAGTAAGGACAACGATGGTAACAAAGAAGAAAAGAGCAAAGATAATGATTATAATGAAATCAGCAATCAAGCCAATAAGAAACAAACCGAAACTGATGCGGAAAAATTAAAACGGTTAGTGAAGGAATTGAGACGAAAACAAAAACTTCGTTCTGAGATTAAGGacgttgagaaaaaaaaatcattgagaTATCGAATAGAAATGCTTGAAACAAAAATACGGCTTTTGAGAAGACGAATAAACTTGGATAAAGATAGCAAAGTCAAAAACAGGAAAACTGTAAAAGAACGACTTTCAGACCTGCGAAGGAgacttaaaacaatatataacaaaCTTTCGAGAACAACAGATAAGTCAGTCAAAAAGGTTTTATTGGAAAAGAAGAAAAACCTCGAGAAACGCATCGAACGCTTAACTGGCAGTAAGGACGGAGAAAATAGGAGCAGAGTTAGAGATAATGAAATGGATGCAAAATCTGCAAAGGAACGACTtgcaatattacaaaataaatcagATAAAATTAACAAAAGACTTTCTGACACGAAATACAAGCCTGTAAGAAGGACATTGTTGAAAAAGAAGGAAATTGTAGAGAACAGAATCATACGATTAACTAGCGAAAAAGAAGGCAACACAAAAAAGGACGAGAAgccaaacaagaaaaaacaaaacaataagccTTATAAAAGTTCCAAAACAGACAAAAGTAAAAATCGAGAACAAGACCAAACAGATGAAGAAAGGTTAAAACAGCTGATAAAGGAAATAAAGACATTGCGACAGATTCTGTCTGCAACCAATGACAAACGTGAGAGAGATACTTTACAAAAGCAGATAGATAAAACAGATAGTAAAATTCGCCGATTAAAAAGGAGAATTAATGGTGAAGACAATGCAGATAAAATGGAGGCAAAATATGTAAAGGAACGACTtgcaatattacaaaataaattagataAAATTAACAAAAGACTTTCTGACACGAACGAAAAGCCCGTAAGAAGGACATTGTTGAAAAGGAAGGAAATTGTAGAGAACAGAATCAGACGATTAACTAGCAAAAAAGAAGACAACACAAAAAAGGACGAGAAgccaaagaagaaaaaacaaaacaacaagccTTACAAAAGTTCCAAAACAGACAAAAGTAAAAATCGAGAACAGGACCAAACAGATGAAGAAAAGTTAAAACAGCTGATAAAGGAATTAAAGACATTGCGACAGGTTCTGTCTGCAACCAATGACAAACGTGAGAGAGATACTTTACAAAAGCAGATAGATAATAAAGATAGTAAAATTCGCCGATTAAAAAGGAGAATTAATGGTGACGACAATGCAGATGAAATGGAGGCAAAATCTGTAAAGGAACGACTtgcaatattacaaaataaattggaTAGAATTAACGAAAGACTTTCCGACACGAAGGGAAAGCCTGAAAGAAGGACATTGTTGGAAAAGAAAGAAATTGTAGAGAACAGAATCAGACAATTAACTAGCGGAAAAGAAAACGACACAAAAAAGGACGAGAagccaaaaaagaaaaaacaaaacaacaagccTTACAAAAGTTCCAAAACAGACAAAAGTAAAAATCGAGAAAAGGACCAAACAGATGAAGAAAAGATAAAACAGCTGATAAAGGAATTAAAGACATTGCGGCAGGTTCTGTCTGCAACCAATGACAAACGTGAGAGAGATACTTTACAAAAGCAGATAGATGATAAAGATAGTAAAATTCGCCGATTAAAAAGGAGAATTAATAGTGACGACAATGCAGATGAAATGGTGGCAAAATCTGTAAAGGAACGACTtgcaatattacaaaataaattagataGAATTAACGAAAGACTTTCTGACACGAAAGGAAAGCCTGAAAGAAGGACATTGTTGGAAAAGAAAGAAATTGTAGAGAACAGAATCAGACAATTAACTAGcggaaaagaaaacaacacaaaaaaggACGAGAAgccaaacaagaaaaaacaaaacaataagccTTACAAAAGTTCCAAAACAGACAAAAGTAAAAATCGAGAACAAGACCAAACAGATGAAGAAAAGTTAAAACAGctgataaatgaattaaaaaaattgcGACAGCTTCTGTCTGCAACCAATGACAAACGTGAGAGAGATACTTTACAAAAGCAGATAGATGATACAGATAGTAAAATCCGTCGACTAAAAAGGAGAATTAATGGTGACGACGATGCAGATAAAATGGAGGCAAAATCTGTAAAGGAACGACTtgcaatattacaaaataaattagataGAATTAACGAACGACTTTCTGACACGAAAGGAAAACCTGAAAGAAGGACATTGTTGGAAAAGAAAGAAATTGTAGAGAACAGAATCAGACAATTAACTAGcggaaaagaaaacaacacaaaaaaggACGAAAAgccaaagaagaaaaaacaaaacaacaagccTTACAAAAGTTCCAAAACAGACAAAAGTAAAAATCGAGAACAGGACCAAACAGATGAAGAAAAGTTAAAACAGCTGataaaggaatttaaaaaattGCGACAGCTTCTGTCTGCAACCAATGACAAACGTGAGAGAGATACTTTACAAAAGCAGATAAATGATAAAGATAGTAAAATCCGTCGACTAAAAAGGAGAATTAATGGTGACGACGATGCAGATGAAATGGAGGCAAAATCTGTTAAGGAACGACTtgcaatattacaaaataaattagataGAATTAACGAAAGACTTTCTGACACGAAAGGAAAGCCTGAAAGAAGGACATTGTTGGAAAAGAAAGAAATTGTAGAGAACAGAATCAGACAATTAACTAGcggaaaagaaaacaacacaaaaaaggACGAGAAgccaaacaagaaaaaacaaaacaataagccTTACAAAAGTTCCAAAACAGACAAAAGTAAAAATCGAGAACAAGACCAAACAGTTGAAGAAAAGTTAAAACAGCtgataaaggaattaaaaaaattgCGAAAGGTTCTGTCTGCAACCAATGACAAACGTGAGAGAGATACTTTACAAAAGCAGATAGATGATACAGATAGTAAAATCCGTCGACTAAAAAAGAGAATTAATGGTGACGACGATGCAGATGAAATGGAGGCAAAATCTGTAAAGGAACGACTtgcaatattacaaaataaattagataAAATTAACGGAAAACTTTCTGACACGAAAGAAAAACCTGTAAGAAGGACATTGTTGGAAAAGAAAGAAATTGTAGAGAACAGAATCAGACAATTAACTAGcggaaaagaaaacaacacaaaaaaggACGAGAAgccaaacaagaaaaaacaaaacaataagccTTACAAAAGTTCCAAAACAGACAAAAGTAAAAATCGACAGCAGGACCAAACAGATGAAGAAAAGTTAAAACAGCtgataaaggaattaaaaaaattgCGACAGGTTCTGTCTGCAACCAATGACAAACGTGAGAGAGATACTTTACAAAAGCAGATAGATGATACAGATAGTAAAATCCGCCGACTAAAAAGGAGAATTAATGGTGACGACGATGCAGATGAAATGGAGGCAAAATCTGTAAAGGAACGACTtgcaatattacaaaataaattagataAAATTAACGAAAGACTTTCTGACACGAAAGGAAAGCCTGAAAGAAGGACATTGTTGGAAAAGAAAGAAATTGTAGAGAACAGAATCAGACAATTAACTAGcggaaaagaaaacaacacaaaaaaggACGAGAAgccaaagaagaaaaaacaaaacaacaatcctTACAAAAGTTCCAAAACAGACAAAAGTAAAAATCGAGAACAGGACCAAACAGATGAAGAAAAGTTAAAACAGCtgataaaggaattaaaaaaattgCGACAGGTTCTGTCTGCAACCAATGACAAACGTGAGAGAGATACTTTACAAAAGCAGATAGATGATACAGCTAGTAAAATCCGTCGACTAAAAAAGAGAATTAATGGGGACGACGATGCAGATGAAATGGAGGCAAAATCTGTAAAGGAACGACTtgcaatattacaaaataaattagataAAATTAACGGAAAACTTTCTGACACGAAAGAAAAGCCTGTAAGAAGGACATTGTTGAAAAAGAAGGAAATTGTTGAGAAAAGAATCAGACAATTAACTAGCGAAAGAAAAGACAATGAGAAAAAGGATGAGCGGTCAGgcaataacaataatgatatgaaGCCTGATAAAAGTAACAAACAAGACAAAACTGACACTCGTTCTGAATCAGACGGCAAACAAAGTCACCTTCAGAAATTAAAAGAACTAAATGACAAACATCGAAAAATAACGAATAGAATTTCAAACACAGAAGATAAGCTTAatagacagaaaaaaaagaagtctATACTCGAAAATAAACTTAAAGTTAAGACCAAAGCAATTGTGGCTAAAGATGACTCCAACAAACGTCTCAAAAACTTTGGAGAAATGAAAATTAGCGATCGGGTAGAAAAGTTAAAGTCTTATTTAGAAAAGCTCGAGTTGATGTTATCTCAAACAATCAATAAGGAAAAGCGTAAATATTTGAAAGAAGATAAGGAAATATTAAAGAAACGAATTTCTGGTCTGTCAGAGGAGTTAAAACAAATTCAAGAAGACGGAGAATCCGACTTCATAAGTTTCAATGCAAGGTTAGCCACATTAAGAAGAAAACTGGATATTGTCAACAACAGGATGAAAAAGGCAGATGTTCGTAAAACATTAAaggctttaaaaaagaaaaaagtgacTTTGGAGAAAAGGATTAAAAAACTGACTGATGAACTTAGAATTCCAGAAAAACC AATTGCTTAG